A section of the Malania oleifera isolate guangnan ecotype guangnan chromosome 2, ASM2987363v1, whole genome shotgun sequence genome encodes:
- the LOC131147703 gene encoding 10 kDa chaperonin, mitochondrial-like, with product MAKRLIPSLNRILVEKIVPPSKTSAGILLPEKSAQLNSGKVVAVGPGSRDNHGKLIPVGVKEGDTVLLPEYGGTEVKLGDKEYRLYRDDDILGTLHD from the exons ATGGCGAAGCGTTTGATTCCTTCCTTAAATCGCATTCTAGTTGAGAAGATCGTTCCTCCGTCCAAAACTAGCGCTGGTATCCTACTCCCTGAGAAATCCGCGCAG CTTAATTCTGGAAAAGTTGTTGCGGTTGGTCCTGGAAGTCGTGATAATCATGGGAAGCTAATTCCTGTTGGTGTAAAGGAAGGGGACACAGTTCTTTTGCCTGAATATGGAGGAACTGAAGTGAAGCTTGGCGATAAAGA GTATCGTCTTTATCGAGATGATGATATATTGGGAACACTCCATGACTAA